Genomic segment of Populus nigra chromosome 14, ddPopNigr1.1, whole genome shotgun sequence:
caaatattagacCTAACCGCGGTGCTGCACTTATTTTatgcttttgtttgttttcctgCTTCCGCATTCTGTATAATGATTTGCTCTTAATGTGTTTCTTTAAGATTAATTTAGAATCAGTTCATATGGATTTGGAAATCGCAATTGAAAACTTCTGATGTGATGAGAGGAAAAAATCCTGTTGTAAGGAGTAAATACTTCCTAAAAGTTGAATTCAAGGCTAAGTAAGAGACTTTCAAACTATACCTGGCAGAGTTTTCACAAACTGTAATCCAGATTATATTTTCTGACTCTATTTCATTTAGAGAAACCCGTGATGCATTGCTAAGAATGGTGGTGTTTGGGGTTATGCGCTAAAAACAGGGAGCCTCGTTGACCTATTTGCCATCTGTACACTGCTGTACGGTTCCTCTAGTTGAGCAGGGCTATCAGGTGTTCCTAACTCCTCCCCATCTGGCTCTAACCCCACATACTGTTGTAACACCAGAACTGAAACTGTTGCTGCAAAATCTGATGATGCTAGCAAATCGCCAATCGCACCAAGCTCTGGGCATTCACTCCAATCAGTAAGACCTGCCGTAAGTGGTGATATCATCCCTTGTCCTCTACCCACTATGAACAAGTCGTGATGATTGTCCATTGACCTTATTGCTGCCACTGTTTCCTCACCATTGCTGACCACTATTTCATTGTAAAATATAGAACCATTATGAGCAGTCTGGGTCCTGAATTCGTTAACATGGTCTTCATCAAGCTGCTTCTCTTTTAGATTTTCTGTTTCCACACTGAGCATCCCAGGGTTGTCAAGTGCTTTTGCATCCTCTCCTGGAACGAACCTCATCACGGTGAGGTTAATTGTTGGATGCTCAGACATCCTCCATGCATATGATAGCGCCTCTCTGTCATCTGGGCCCCCAAAGTATAGTACAGCTACATGGTGAGCTGCCTGGTTCGAGGCTAAACGAGTAGACCCACTTAGCCCTCTGTCTACGAGAATCCCAACTGAGCAGGGTGCATTGGCTAATACATTTTGGTTCACCATTCGGATAGCTGGGTTGGTGGCCTCCATTCCACCATCAACTGTTTGCTGTTTGTGGAAAGGGAGGATAATTAAAGCAACCCGTTTGTCCTCAGCCAAGTTACATATGTCTACATGCATGGTGGAATAAGGGGAAATGGCAGTCAGGGGTTGCACAGAGACACAGACTGCATTTTGTTCATAGTTGTCGAATGCGTTGATGATGTGATCAGATTGAGCTTGGGTGCGGTTGAGGGCTGGGTGGCCAGATTTTCTAGTATTATGAACTATAAGCATGGCCGAGGCGCGACCAGTGAGTTCAACTAGGTGGACCACGTAGACACACATGGGGGACCTTTTATTTGGGTGGGAGGCTTCCAAGAGGTTAATGATTGTTGGGACGTTGCGAGGAGTGTGTACGCATGCTAATGCCCTAAACTCTGCATCTCGTTTTGACCTCTGAATTGTTCTTCGTGTGTAAGGTAGGAACCTCTTCTCTGGCCTGTATATGGCTGTTACAGAGGGGATGATGATTGCGGTCATAATCACTGCTACAATCACCATCATTGCAAAGGACTCATCATCCAAGACCTGCAAGTCATCTGTGTTTTATCAATATCACTTCCAATGTGCCATATTCACGTGAATGTGCCTGTGTTCACACAGAAGAGAGATTACTGTGGTAATGTGCCTGTGTGAACACAGAAGAGAGATTGGTACGGTGCTTCCCTCTTTCACATTCATGTGAATCCCATCACGTGTAGATTCTACATGAACATTAGAGGAGGAAACACTTGAAGAACGAATGGAAAAAACATTCTTGAAAGTTGTTACCTTCTGTTCCCTgccaacattgaggacaatcaTTTCAACAAGGCCTTTGGAGTTCATGAGAAAACCAAGAGTAATCCCTTCAAGGAGAGGCATTTGGTAGAGCATTGAAGCGAGCACAGTACCGACAACTTTACCAGCAAATCCAATAATTATGACTAGTATTAGAATTAACCATGTTGTGACTCCATTAATAGCCCCTATATCAGTCTTGAGCCCACTCATAGCAAAAAAGATAGGAAGCAGAAGCCCTGAAACAAAGTCTTCAAGCTTCTCTATCAGAGTAACTCCAAGAGGTCCATTTGGAATAATCAGCCCAAATACAAAAGCTCCAAAGACAGAATGTGTTCCAATGGCATCTGTAATGAATCCTGAGATCATTACTCCAGTGAGAATGAGACAAATGTAGAACTCACTGATGGTTTCTCCCTCCGGAGTTGAACTAATCATCCATGAGATGACTGGTCGAATAACATAGATACAGATAAGAACAAATGTAAAACTAGAAAGTATCACCCACAGGGTAGCCAAGGGAGTACTTTTATTCTCAGCCAAGGTGATAGCTAAAGCCAACAGAATCCAAGCACAAATGTCATTGATAAGAGCTGCAGACATGGCAATCCTACCAATCTCCGTGTTGATAAGTTTGATCTCTGCCAGAACTCTTGCAAGTACAGGGAATGCAGTGACAGAGAGGGCAACACCAAGGAAAAGTACGAAAGTTCCTTGGTTCAAgctttgtgaatccttgtgcaGAGCAAAAGAGAACGCTAGGCCGATAAAGAAGGGAAAGATCATTCCCCCAATGGCTATGGCTATGGCTTTTTTCCCAGTTCTTTTGATTACTGAAATGTCCATCTCTACTCCAACCAGGAAGAGGAAGTAGAGGAGACCCATATTTGCCATTGTTTCTAGCACCATCACACTTCGTAGAGGGAATATAGTGTTGGCAAATGCTTTGCTGCGCCCAAGTACCGATGGGCCCAATATCACTCCTCCCTGTGAACATTATACAGGACATCAATATTATTAGTAGATACGTAGACAAAACATCGATCAACAATAAAGGAAATTTGTAACAGAATTCATGAGCTTTTAGCTATCATGCTCCCACTTGGTCCAAACTCGTACCCACATGAAACACGGTTACCTTCTATTTTCTCTACACTTTTCCTTACATTTGAAGGATCATACCAAGTGTCTTGGGTCTCTTCGAGAAATATGATATGCCAGATGCATGATATGAACGTGAGGGTACAATACAGAGCGGGTGCAAAAGAGGCTTTGACATCAAAAGAATGGCCCTTTTCATGCCTCTTATACTATCTTTTCTAGTGAATTCAGGTTTGAAGAtgagattattgttttttcccaACTGTCCAGCTTAGACCCTTTTTTCACAAACAATGACGGCAAGTATGATTCCGCAAAAGATTTCCATTTGTGAACTACAAATCCTAAACTGTGGCTTGATGGCTTGCGTCCTTTGTTATTATGTCATGCATTCTACAAATCGTTGCATAAGATAGAACCAGATACAGAAACTCTCTAGAATGAAGTTTGTTGCTGTAACTGTACTGCCACTGTTATTAGAATCGGAGGCAAGAAATTTCCTACGTATTAAAATGTTCTTGCTATAACTTCCTCTACAAAACTAAGCAAATTGCATGGTGTTTGGAACATGATATAAACGATGAAACTGTAATCTCATGATCTTGTTATAACTAATGCTTGATAGGTGACGGCATAAACACATTGACTGAAACCATATTCCCTGTTATATATGTTCATTGCATTGCAGGTTTTCGGAAGCAGGTGGAATTTCTCGTCATTGAAGCAAACAAGTTAATTACCCTTTTATACGAATCATAGAAGATAAAACTCACCAAGATCTCCGAGATAACACGAGGTTGTCGAAGTGGTTTGAGGATGTAAACAAGCAAGCGAGTGGTGACAACGACCAAAGTTAACTGCAAGAtgaaaagagggagagagtaATCTAAAGGATTATCACCCTGCCATATACCATTCGTAGTTATCATGGTTGGTGCATAGCAGACTATTGTTTCCACCGTCTTGTTGGCTGTGGTCATTAGCTGGTTGTCCATTTTGCCTGTTCCAACTTCCTCCAAAGCTTCCTGTTCTAGTCAAGTCCACTGCCACTACCTTTCTTTGATAGATAT
This window contains:
- the LOC133673297 gene encoding cation/H(+) antiporter 15; translated protein: MDNQLMTTANKTVETIVCYAPTMITTNGIWQGDNPLDYSLPLFILQLTLVVVTTRLLVYILKPLRQPRVISEILGGVILGPSVLGRSKAFANTIFPLRSVMVLETMANMGLLYFLFLVGVEMDISVIKRTGKKAIAIAIGGMIFPFFIGLAFSFALHKDSQSLNQGTFVLFLGVALSVTAFPVLARVLAEIKLINTEIGRIAMSAALINDICAWILLALAITLAENKSTPLATLWVILSSFTFVLICIYVIRPVISWMISSTPEGETISEFYICLILTGVMISGFITDAIGTHSVFGAFVFGLIIPNGPLGVTLIEKLEDFVSGLLLPIFFAMSGLKTDIGAINGVTTWLILILVIIIGFAGKVVGTVLASMLYQMPLLEGITLGFLMNSKGLVEMIVLNVGREQKVLDDESFAMMVIVAVIMTAIIIPSVTAIYRPEKRFLPYTRRTIQRSKRDAEFRALACVHTPRNVPTIINLLEASHPNKRSPMCVYVVHLVELTGRASAMLIVHNTRKSGHPALNRTQAQSDHIINAFDNYEQNAVCVSVQPLTAISPYSTMHVDICNLAEDKRVALIILPFHKQQTVDGGMEATNPAIRMVNQNVLANAPCSVGILVDRGLSGSTRLASNQAAHHVAVLYFGGPDDREALSYAWRMSEHPTINLTVMRFVPGEDAKALDNPGMLSVETENLKEKQLDEDHVNEFRTQTAHNGSIFYNEIVVSNGEETVAAIRSMDNHHDLFIVGRGQGMISPLTAGLTDWSECPELGAIGDLLASSDFAATVSVLVLQQYVGLEPDGEELGTPDSPAQLEEPYSSVQMANRSTRLPVFSA